Part of the Leptospira saintgironsiae genome, TCAGAGAAGTTAGAGCTGCTCATGGAAATGATTATAGAGTGATCGGAACCGGCGGACTCGTAACTACCATTCACGCAGCAAATCCAAAAATTTTCGATAAGATAGAACCCTTACTTACTTTAAGGGGATTACAAATATTATACGAAGATAATGCAAAATGAATCTTTTGATCATTGGATTGGGAGGATTTTTAGGATCAGTTTGTAGATACATGATATCTCAGGCGATTCCTAAGGATTCCGGCCCTTTTCCGATCTCTACGTTTATTGTAAATATAGCTGGTTCACTCCTCATCGGAGTATTTTACGGATTATCTCAGGGAAAAATTTCAGAAGAATTTAGACTGTTT contains:
- the crcB gene encoding fluoride efflux transporter CrcB codes for the protein MNLLIIGLGGFLGSVCRYMISQAIPKDSGPFPISTFIVNIAGSLLIGVFYGLSQGKISEEFRLFATVGFCGGFTTFSAFALENFKLLQSGSYFSFFAYILLSTTVCITAVLLGVYLSK